The stretch of DNA GTTTTCCTTCAGCAGGTCGACAAAAACAGGGTTATTCAGGTTTCCAAAGAAGTTATCCGTGGAAGGATAGAATACCGGACCGTTCAGCCGGCTGAAGCCTTCAAACTCGAGCGTGTTTATCCCCAGGGAGGAGGCAAGTTCCATGATCGCAGTAATAATGCGGTTATAGACCTCCGTCTCCGCTCCCCTCAGGAACGATACCGGATATGTGGCAAGCAGGACCCTGCTCCCGCTTTTTGAGATGTAGGATATGCACATAACAAACCCGATCCATTGTATTGCTCCCATATCGCCCCGGCGGTAAAGGGAGAGAGGGTAACGTGAAAGGTTGTTGTCCCGGTTGAAGGCAAAAGCGCCAGTAAAGGGAGCATTCTCCAGGTAACGGGACGGCGGAAACAGGAGATCGGTTCGTATTTTTCCATCGTTCCGGATCATTCACAACCTCACAGAAAATTTACCCTGCTTACAGTCAGGTTTGAAATGATATCTTCAAATTTTTCCTTCATAAATTCCATCCATTTCACCTGAAGACTATTCATCTGCCCGGGTGAGAGGGTGTCCGTATGGTAACCGTAAAGATCAAAAGGCATACCGCAGGCACGTTTCCTGCTCCTTTCATAATAATCTTTGAAACTTCGAAAGTGCGGGGTTATACCAAACTCACCGGGATTATTGAACATCGGGGACCCGGGATCGAGGGTCAGGGGAGTGCTGAAGATCATCTTCAGCATCGAACCGCTGCTGAGTTTTTCAGCCAGTTCAAGTGTTTCATTGAAACTCTCCTCGGTCTCGAAAGGGAAACCTGCGGCAAAATAAACTGCATAGGGAATTTTCAGGGACTCCATCAGCTCAACGTTTTTTAAGAGATCGCTGTTGCTGTATCCTTTCCCGTTTTTCGCCCGGACCTCTTCGTTGCCGGAAAGCGGTGAAAAAACCAGCGTTGAATAATTTAATGAAAATGTTTCGGCAAATTTTTCGGCAAACGCGGGGGTCGAAAGGCTGTTTAATTCGATATACGCACCTATATCGATGTCATTTTTTCCTATATCGCTCAAAAGAGACTCCCAATACTCCACTCCTGCCATCTGGATATCGTGAGAAAAATTTACCGTATGGACTCCGAGTCCGGCGAGGTGCCTGATATTATCCGTTACCTGCTTCTTCTCCCTGAAAAAAAGGTGGTTCCTGTTGAATATTTGCTGGTGGGCATTTTTCCCTCCGCCGCAAAAACTGCAGTCGAAAACACATCCTTTTGCCACACAAAGCCAGTAGCTGTACCAGAACTGCCCCCTGGAGTAAAAATGGATATTACACTTGAGATATTCCTCCCAATGTTTAAGGGAGGTTATATCCGAATAATTTGCAGAGTAAGCGTCATCCGCGGTGTAAGATACAGGATTCGTTATAACTTTCCCGGAAGAGCGGTATGTAAGATTTGAAACGGACGAGATCTTTTCAGTGCCGCCACCGCTTGTTGCGGATACTAATTCTAAAAGCGGTTTCTCACCATCACCGCTGATGACAAAATCCACATATTCATGATCCGATATTATCTGATCTGAAAAATATGATGCTGTGAACCCTCCTATAACAACATAACATTCGGGACGAATCTCCTTACACAACCGGGCAAGCTCCAGAGCACCGAAAGCGTGCTCATGCCAGTGCAGGTCTATAAGTGCAATATCGAATTCAGTCTTTTCCAGGTCATCTTTTATCCGGTACCCGCTGTCAAGGCTGAGTTCAAGTCCAACGTTTATTGCATATACCTGAAAATTTTGTTCCTTCAAAAGGTTCATGAGATTTATCATGCCCATCGGCATGAGAATATACATCGGCCTTTTTAAATGGGCGGATGGGTGTAAAAATAAAATTTTCAGGTTTTTCATTAGTTCCTATATTAAAAACAATAATATATTGATTTTGGGGAGAGAACATGCATCTGATCGCGAAGGCAGAGCTGTACAACTCTGGCTAAATCTTCCCCTGTAATGATGCTGACTCCCTCCCTTTATCAACCCATCCTTAGATCTGAAAAAAATGTTGTTGAGAGATTCTGAGAATAAAGGATTAAATTTCCCCGGCTTATACTCCGGCAACCACCAGTTCAGGAACAAACTCCTCTTTTTCCGAAACAGATGAGGATTTTTGTGCCACAATCTCATCCCATAATGCGGCATTCCGTATGCACCCTGGGTCAGGTTTCGTCACGTCGTGGAAGTATGCCCATGCCCGTGCCCTGCACCCGCCGCAGATATACTTGCTCGAGCATGTGCCGCAATTTCCTGTAAGAAGATCGCGGTCTCTCAAAGTCTTGAGAAATTCTGCATTCTGCCACATCTGGAGAAAATCCTGCTCCCTGATGTTCCCGACAGTGACTGGCATGAATACGCACGGCTGGATATCGCCCTGCGGCTCGACACTGCAATACAGCCGGCCGGCCCCGCACCCGCCTATGAAATCGGCAAGCATCCGGGTCTTTCCTTTCATCTCCGCACCGAGGTGGAAGTGCCCGACGGGGATCCCCGAATCTTCATTCTCTTCGACGGCGACACGGGCGAACTGCGGAGCGGTCGAGAGCACCTCGGGCATCACTCCCGGCATATTCATCGCAAGAATCCGCTTGAGGAAATCCTCTCTCACGCAGGGGTGGATGTCCTTTGCCGCCATCGCAGTTCCCCGGCCGGTCGGAATGAAATTGAAGCAGATCATCCGCATCGCACCGAGATCCTGTGCAAACCGGTAGATCTCCGGAACCTGTTCGTAGTTGTCCTGCGTTACTGTAGTCGCAATGCATGTATAGATCCCTTCCGCGACACAGTTCCGGATGCCCGCAACACTGCGATCGAATGCACCGTCGATTCCCCGCACTGCATCATGATGTCCGGCATCCTTCCCGTCTATCGAGATTTCGACATATTCCACCCCGGATTCCCTGAGCCGGGCGGCGGTTTCAGGTGTTATCATAGTCCCGTTGCTCGCGAGTGCGACATACATGCCTTCCTCGTGGGCATAGGATGCGATATCGAAGAAATCCTCTCTCATCAGCGGTTCACCACCGGAGAACGCGATAACGACCACTCCGGCGGCGGCGAAATCCCGTATCAGCTTCTTTGCCTCATCCGTATCCAGTTCGTCGGGCAGGGCCTTCTGTGCATCCTGGTAGCAGTGTTTGCACTTCAGGTTGCACATGTGAGTGAAATCCCAGACCACAAGAAAAGGGGCGTTTGTTATCTGCGGCCTTGAAATTCCGTAACGTGCAATACCGTTC from Methanolacinia petrolearia DSM 11571 encodes:
- a CDS encoding radical SAM/SPASM domain-containing protein; translation: MPDDITLAITTVERWIGNPVSRAFLRFVVTDDKCGNRLSNAIDHYLGKDQSLCWKCRFAGRIVGYTLKKSSSLFDVNEDYIRKGLEEPIFKRGLMNVLNGIARYGISRPQITNAPFLVVWDFTHMCNLKCKHCYQDAQKALPDELDTDEAKKLIRDFAAAGVVVIAFSGGEPLMREDFFDIASYAHEEGMYVALASNGTMITPETAARLRESGVEYVEISIDGKDAGHHDAVRGIDGAFDRSVAGIRNCVAEGIYTCIATTVTQDNYEQVPEIYRFAQDLGAMRMICFNFIPTGRGTAMAAKDIHPCVREDFLKRILAMNMPGVMPEVLSTAPQFARVAVEENEDSGIPVGHFHLGAEMKGKTRMLADFIGGCGAGRLYCSVEPQGDIQPCVFMPVTVGNIREQDFLQMWQNAEFLKTLRDRDLLTGNCGTCSSKYICGGCRARAWAYFHDVTKPDPGCIRNAALWDEIVAQKSSSVSEKEEFVPELVVAGV
- a CDS encoding B12-binding domain-containing radical SAM protein — protein: MKNLKILFLHPSAHLKRPMYILMPMGMINLMNLLKEQNFQVYAINVGLELSLDSGYRIKDDLEKTEFDIALIDLHWHEHAFGALELARLCKEIRPECYVVIGGFTASYFSDQIISDHEYVDFVISGDGEKPLLELVSATSGGGTEKISSVSNLTYRSSGKVITNPVSYTADDAYSANYSDITSLKHWEEYLKCNIHFYSRGQFWYSYWLCVAKGCVFDCSFCGGGKNAHQQIFNRNHLFFREKKQVTDNIRHLAGLGVHTVNFSHDIQMAGVEYWESLLSDIGKNDIDIGAYIELNSLSTPAFAEKFAETFSLNYSTLVFSPLSGNEEVRAKNGKGYSNSDLLKNVELMESLKIPYAVYFAAGFPFETEESFNETLELAEKLSSGSMLKMIFSTPLTLDPGSPMFNNPGEFGITPHFRSFKDYYERSRKRACGMPFDLYGYHTDTLSPGQMNSLQVKWMEFMKEKFEDIISNLTVSRVNFL